From Bacteroidota bacterium, the proteins below share one genomic window:
- a CDS encoding M23 family metallopeptidase yields MQPVFLGLGLGLGLGLGLGLGLGLALRPSSLVPRPSFMARKLLTRLKSRFRLVIMNEDTLEEKASFRLRPLNVFVTTGLSIILLITITTFIIAFTGLREYIPGYADVKTQRRVISLLQKADSMQLALTARDIYLENLRRIINGEIPADSVILKPEQLQRYDTIRQLRKSPEDSVLRKEFEAQDLFSLAIDDAGSMSNSIRGFLFFPPLKGTLTNRFDAVRRHYGIDIVSNPNEPIKATLDGTVVIANFTSETGWVIGIQHSNNLFSFYKHNSALLKKVGDYVKAGDAIAIIGNSGELSSGPHLHFELWFNGTALDPVKYVAL; encoded by the coding sequence TTGCAGCCCGTTTTCCTCGGTCTCGGTCTCGGTCTCGGTCTCGGTCTCGGTCTCGGTCTCGGTCTCGGTCTCGCTCTTCGTCCCTCGTCCCTCGTCCCTCGCCCCTCCTTCATGGCCCGCAAACTCCTCACCCGCCTCAAGTCCCGCTTCCGGCTGGTCATCATGAACGAGGATACGCTGGAGGAGAAGGCCTCGTTCCGGCTCCGGCCGTTGAATGTATTTGTAACGACGGGGCTGAGCATCATCTTGCTCATCACGATCACCACCTTCATCATCGCGTTCACCGGATTACGCGAATACATCCCCGGCTACGCCGACGTGAAGACGCAACGACGGGTCATTAGCCTCTTGCAGAAAGCCGATTCCATGCAACTGGCGCTGACCGCCCGCGACATTTATCTGGAGAACCTCCGCCGGATCATCAACGGGGAAATTCCTGCCGACTCGGTGATCCTGAAGCCGGAGCAATTGCAGCGCTACGACACGATCCGGCAGTTACGAAAATCGCCGGAGGACTCGGTCTTGCGCAAGGAGTTCGAAGCACAGGATCTATTCTCGCTTGCCATCGACGACGCCGGTTCGATGTCCAACAGCATCCGAGGCTTCCTGTTTTTCCCTCCGCTGAAAGGAACCCTCACCAATCGTTTCGACGCGGTGCGCCGGCACTACGGCATCGACATTGTCTCCAACCCGAACGAACCCATCAAAGCGACACTCGACGGTACGGTCGTGATCGCGAACTTCACCTCCGAGACCGGTTGGGTGATCGGCATCCAGCACAGCAACAACCTTTTCAGTTTTTACAAGCACAACAGCGCCTTGTTGAAAAAAGTCGGCGACTACGTCAAAGCCGGCGATGCCATCGCCATCATCGGCAACTCCGGCGAACTCAGCTCCGGTCCGCACCTCCACTTCGAGCTCTGGTTCAACGGCACCGCGCTGGATCCGGTGAAGTATGTGGCGCTCTAA